A genomic segment from Candidatus Methylomirabilota bacterium encodes:
- a CDS encoding Fic family protein: MKLGPAPLTVFQEKTVPNGTRLAGWAALVHALAIPGPVRRPSCVSEQHVRGSRRKEGVWAVFDKRYWPGDTFADHLTFALRHEDIDLLILKRIFEAVAQAEIEAIVRATPTGIPARRAWYLYETLTGRTLHVEDAPRAAAIDVLDPKAYFTGKPRLSKRYRVRDNLLGTGRFCPIIRRTKVLTEFLALDLAARARDTVGCTSAHLVARAARFMLLADSRASFEIEGERPPRNRLERWGRAVLQAGKNRLTLDEIIRLQRVLIEDTRFVRAGLRPDGVFLGERDHHGDPLPEFVGARPDDLNNLIGGLLEANDRMRDDGIDPVLKAAATAFGFVYVHPFQDGNGRMHRCLIHHVLAERKFTPSGMVFPVSSVMLDRIDDYRATLQAHSGPLMPFIEWRPTLGHNVEVLNQTADLYRYFDCTEEAEFLYACVARTVEHDLPREIDYLRRHDEATRRIMDAVDMPDRVAENLVLFIRQNNGTLSKNRREGDFKKLSEEEVTFIEGIVRETFEGFDQGSGRHGIGADTKS; this comes from the coding sequence ATGAAGCTTGGCCCGGCTCCTCTCACAGTCTTCCAGGAAAAGACCGTCCCCAACGGCACCAGACTGGCCGGCTGGGCGGCGCTCGTCCATGCGCTCGCTATTCCGGGGCCGGTTCGGCGGCCGAGTTGCGTCTCGGAGCAGCACGTTCGCGGGAGCCGTCGGAAAGAGGGAGTCTGGGCCGTTTTTGATAAACGCTACTGGCCAGGCGATACCTTTGCCGATCACCTGACTTTTGCGCTCCGCCATGAAGACATTGATCTCCTGATCCTCAAGCGGATCTTCGAGGCGGTGGCGCAGGCGGAGATCGAGGCCATTGTCCGCGCCACGCCGACCGGCATTCCGGCGCGCCGCGCGTGGTATCTCTACGAAACCCTGACCGGCCGAACTCTTCACGTGGAAGATGCGCCGCGCGCCGCGGCTATCGATGTTCTTGACCCCAAGGCGTACTTCACGGGCAAGCCGCGTCTCTCGAAGCGGTACCGCGTACGCGACAATCTCCTGGGTACCGGTCGTTTCTGCCCCATCATCCGGCGTACCAAAGTGCTCACGGAATTCCTGGCACTTGACCTTGCCGCCAGGGCAAGGGACACCGTGGGGTGCACCAGCGCCCACCTGGTTGCGCGTGCCGCTCGTTTCATGCTGCTCGCCGACAGCCGGGCCAGTTTTGAGATTGAGGGCGAGCGCCCGCCGCGCAACCGGCTGGAGCGATGGGGCAGGGCGGTCCTGCAAGCCGGAAAGAACCGCCTCACACTCGATGAAATCATCCGCCTTCAGCGCGTCCTTATCGAGGACACGCGATTCGTACGCGCCGGTCTGCGTCCCGACGGCGTCTTTTTAGGCGAACGGGACCACCACGGCGACCCGCTCCCGGAATTCGTCGGTGCAAGGCCTGATGATCTGAACAATCTTATAGGCGGCTTGCTGGAGGCGAACGACCGCATGCGCGATGACGGCATTGACCCGGTGCTGAAGGCGGCGGCTACCGCTTTCGGCTTCGTCTATGTCCATCCGTTCCAGGACGGCAACGGGCGTATGCACCGCTGCCTGATCCATCACGTCCTCGCCGAGCGGAAATTTACGCCGTCGGGGATGGTATTCCCGGTTTCCTCTGTGATGCTGGACCGCATCGATGATTATCGCGCAACGCTGCAGGCCCATTCCGGCCCGTTGATGCCTTTTATCGAGTGGCGGCCCACACTTGGGCACAACGTCGAGGTCCTCAACCAGACTGCCGACCTTTACCGTTATTTCGATTGCACGGAAGAGGCGGAGTTTCTGTATGCATGCGTTGCACGCACCGTCGAGCACGATCTGCCGCGCGAGATCGACTATCTGCGCCGTCACGACGAAGCGACCCGCCGGATCATGGACGCGGTCGACATGCCGGACCGAGTTGCTGAAAACCTCGTACTGTTCATCAGGCAGAACAATGGCACTCTGTCCAAGAATCGCCGTGAGGGCGACTTCAAGAAGCTGAGCGAGGAGGAAGTGACTTTCATTGAAGGCATCGTCCGCGAGACCTTCGAGGGCTTCGATCAGGGTTCCGGCCGTCATGGCATCGGGGCTGACACGAAGTCGTAG
- a CDS encoding ATP-binding protein, which translates to MITRDISEELVRSAVEYPVVTILGPRQSGKTTLARMTFPDKPYFSLEDPDVRIAAEADPRGFLSQVEGGGILDEVQRFPALLSYVQGMVDKAPTRGRFILTGSHQPQLHEAISQSLAGRTAILTLWPFSLHELGRYTSARDPFGLIVRGCFPRLHEEGLEPRRFFNGYLQTYVERDVRALIQLRDLSQFQRFLTLLAGRVGQIVNLASLSSDVGVSAMTIRNWLSVLKASYVVFELPPFFENIRKRVIKSPKIFFTDVGLATFLLGIHTEQQASRDPLRGSLYENLIITDIVKGALNKGIRPELYFFRDSHGNEVDLLIREKGVMTPIEIKSAGTFSVDFVKGVERFRALGITRGSEGAVLYNGEQQFAVRGVRIFNPLLVDNIWETLTAHPAATS; encoded by the coding sequence ATGATCACTCGAGACATTTCGGAAGAACTTGTCAGATCCGCCGTGGAGTATCCTGTGGTGACCATCCTGGGTCCCCGCCAATCAGGCAAGACCACGCTGGCCAGGATGACGTTTCCGGATAAACCATACTTTTCTTTGGAAGATCCTGATGTCCGGATCGCAGCTGAGGCCGATCCACGAGGATTCCTCAGTCAGGTGGAAGGCGGCGGCATCCTGGATGAGGTGCAGCGTTTTCCGGCGCTGCTTTCCTACGTCCAAGGGATGGTTGATAAAGCCCCCACGCGCGGTCGGTTTATCCTGACCGGCAGTCATCAACCGCAACTGCACGAGGCAATTAGTCAGTCGCTCGCGGGCCGAACCGCCATACTGACGCTGTGGCCGTTCTCGCTGCACGAGTTGGGCCGCTACACCTCCGCGCGTGACCCTTTCGGCCTGATCGTTCGCGGATGCTTTCCGAGGCTTCACGAGGAGGGTTTGGAACCCCGCAGGTTTTTCAACGGCTACCTGCAGACCTACGTCGAGCGCGATGTGCGCGCGTTGATCCAATTGCGCGACCTGTCGCAGTTTCAGCGGTTTCTCACGTTGTTAGCGGGCCGGGTGGGCCAGATCGTCAACCTCGCTTCGCTCTCCAGTGATGTCGGTGTATCTGCTATGACCATCAGGAATTGGCTCTCCGTTCTGAAAGCGTCGTATGTTGTGTTCGAGCTGCCACCGTTCTTCGAGAATATCCGAAAGCGTGTGATCAAGTCCCCAAAAATATTTTTCACGGATGTGGGTCTCGCAACCTTTCTGCTGGGCATCCACACGGAACAACAGGCATCCCGCGATCCCTTGCGCGGAAGTCTGTATGAAAACCTTATCATTACGGATATCGTGAAAGGTGCTCTCAACAAGGGGATCAGGCCTGAGCTATATTTCTTCCGCGACTCCCACGGCAACGAGGTCGATTTGCTCATCAGGGAAAAAGGCGTAATGACGCCGATCGAGATCAAGTCCGCGGGGACGTTTTCCGTAGATTTCGTCAAGGGGGTAGAGCGGTTTCGAGCGCTGGGGATCACGCGCGGCTCCGAAGGCGCGGTCCTCTATAACGGCGAGCAGCAGTTCGCTGTCCGAGGCGTCCGCATTTTCAATCCGCTCCTTGTTGACAACATCTGGGAGACCCTGACCGCTCATCCGGCAGCCACGAGTTGA